From a region of the Kwoniella mangroviensis CBS 8507 chromosome 1 map unlocalized Ctg01, whole genome shotgun sequence genome:
- a CDS encoding pre-mRNA-splicing factor CLF1, which yields MSGRDARDRAPRVKNRAPAAVQITAEQLLREAQERQEPSIQAPKQRVQDLEELSEFQGRKRNEFEGRIRYSRDSIRAWIKYAQWESSQNEFERARSVFERALDVDPRSTELWLKYTDMELKARNINHARNLYDRAVTLLPRVDALWYKYVYLEELLLNVPGARQIFERWMQWEPNDKAWQSYIKLEERYNELDRASAIYERWIGVRPIPKNWVIWAKFEEDRGQPDKAREVFQTALEFFGDEEEQVEKAQQVFAAFARMETRLKEYERARVIYKFALARLPRSKSASLYAAYTKFEKQHGDRAKVELTVLGKRRIQYEEELAYDGTNYDAWFSLARLEEDAYRADKEDGEDVEPTRVREVYERAVANVPPALEKRYWRRYIYLWLQYAAFEEIDTKDFGRARDVYKAAIKLVPHKTFTFAKLWLAYAYFETRQLDVTAARKVLGAGIGMCPKPKLFSGYIELEMRLREFDRVRTLYEKFLTYDPSLSSAWIQWTQVESAVEDFERVRAIFELAVQQALDMPEIVWKAYIDFESGEGERERARSLYERLLERTSHVKVYISYALMEVSVLGGGEDEDGNEIEGEAGDPELARAVFARGYKDLRAKGEKEDRALLLESWKSFEEQHGSPEDLAKVEEMMPTTRKRWRKAEDGSDTLEEYWDLIFPDDERDANPTSFRFFQAAQQWAAQRGGDEGEGGLSYDLPSDSDEEEDEDEGEKDAEAMDEDD from the exons ATGTCCGGCAGAGACGCTCGTGACCGAGCACCGAGAGTGAAGAACAGAGCTCCAGCGGCAgttcaa ATCACCGCCGAGCAACTTTTGCGAGAAGCCCAAGAGAGACAAGAACCTTCCATCCAAGCGCCAAAGCAGAGGGTTCAGGATTTAGAGGAACTCTCAGAGTTCcaaggaaggaaaagaaacgaATTTGAAGGGAGGATCAGATATTCCAGAGATAGTATAAGAG CTTGGATCAAATATGCTCAATGGGAATCGAGTCAGAATGAATTCGAAAGGGCTAGATCGGTATTTGAGCGTGCTTTGGATGTTGATCCTAGGTCTACTGAGTTATGG CTCAAATACACTGATATGGAATTGAAAGCACGTAATATCAATCACGCACGAAACTTGTACGACAGAGCTGTCACACTGTTACCCCGAGTCGACGCGTTATGGTACAAATACGTCTATCTCGAAGAATTACTGCTCAACGTCCCCGGTGCTAGACAAATATTCGAACGATGGATGCAGTGGGAACCGAATGACAAGGCTTGGCAGAGTTACATCAAGTtagaagaaaggtataaCGAGCTAGATAGAGCTTCGGCAATTTATGAGAGATGGATTGGGGTTAGACCGATACCGAAGAATTGGGTGATATGGGCCAAatttgaggaagatagagGTCAACCTGATAAAGCTAGAGAAGTATTCCAAACGGCTTTAGAGTTCtttggagatgaagaggaacaggTGGAGAAAGCGCAACAGGTGTTTGCGGCTTTTGCAAGGATGGAGACTAGGTTGAAGGAGTATGAGAGGGCAAGAGTGATTTACAAG TTCGCCCTGGCACGACTTCCCCGATCAAAATCTGCAAGCTTGTACGCGGCGTACACCAAGTTTGAGAAACAACATGGTGATCGTGCTAAAGTAGAACTGACTGTTCTTGGGAAACGTCGTATACAGTATGAGGAGGAACTTGCATACGATGGAACGAATTACGATGCCTGGTTCTCATTGGCTAGgctggaagaagatgcatATCGAGCGgataaggaagatggagaggatgtgGAGCCTACTAGAGTACGAGAGGTGTATGAGAGGGCGGTAGCGAATGTACCGCCTGCTCTGGAGAAGCGATATTGGCGAAGGTATATCTATC TATGGTTGCAATATGCCGCTTTCGAGGAAATTGACACGAAGGACTTTGGTCGAGCTAGAGATGTATACAAAGCCGCGATCAAGCTAGTACCACATAAAACGTTTACGTttgccaag CTATGGCTTGCATACGCCTACTTCGAGACTCGACAATTAGACGTCACAGCTGCCCGAAAAGTACTAGGTGCTGGTATAGGGATGTGcccaaagccaaagctttTCTCAGGATATATTGAGCTggaaatgagattgagagagtTCGATCGTGTGCGAACGCTCTACGAGAAGTTCCTTACT TACGACCCGTCTCTCAGTTCCGCCTGGATCCAGTGGACTCAAGTCGAATCCGCCGTGGAAGACTTCGAGCGAGTTCGAGCTATCTTCGAACTTGCCGTACAGCAAGCTTTGGATATGCCCGAGATTGTGTGGAAAGCATACATCGACTTCGAGtctggagaaggagaaagagaacgtGCCAGGTCATTGTACGAGAGATTGCTCGAACGTACCTCGCATGTCAAGGTGTACATCTCGTACGCGCTCATGGAAGTATCTGTACTTGGtggtggagaggatgaagatgggaatgagattgaGGGTGAAGCTGGTGATCCTGAATTAGCAAGAGCTGTCTTTGCAAGAGGATACAAGGATCTCAGAGcgaagggagagaaggaggat CGTGCACTTTTGTTGGAATCGTGGAAATCGTTCGAGGAACAACATGGTTCTCCCGAAGATCTGGcaaaggtggaagagatgatgcCTACTACTcgaaagagatggagaaaggcGGAAGATGGCAGCGATACGCTCGAAGAAT ACTGGGATCTTATCTTCCCCGACGACGAGAGAGATGCCAACCCTACATCTTTCAGATTCTTCCAAGCTGCTCAACAGTGGGCTGCTCAACGTGGTGGAGAcgagggagaaggtggtcTATCGTACGACTTACCTTCAGATtccgatgaggaagaagatgaagatgaaggggagAAAGATGCAGAGGCAATGGATGAGGACGATTAG